A genomic region of Pseudomonas migulae contains the following coding sequences:
- a CDS encoding LysR family transcriptional regulator, protein MDIKQLKFLIALEQTRHFGQAAARCHITQPTLSMRLRNLEDELDLVLVTRGQRFEGFTEAGERVLAWARTLLAAHDGLFAEAAACRGQLVGNLRMGLVPLSSFNPVSYIKGLSHSFPELKFSLSSMSSDQIIEGLGNNQLDLGVCYLDHVNPNYFEFFEIGETRVGLLYDTRHFHFEGTEMSWEDAAELPLGMISNGMHYRKSIDLSFRSRGLNPQPILESDSTYQLLQAIHEGFCCSIMPLDSGLEEPIEHLAFINLPDASVLAPLGLVMRKTEPRSAIAEKCFAEARLLFNVTN, encoded by the coding sequence ATGGACATCAAACAACTCAAGTTTCTGATTGCACTGGAGCAGACCCGTCACTTCGGGCAAGCCGCCGCGCGTTGCCACATCACCCAGCCGACCCTGTCCATGCGCCTGCGCAATCTGGAGGATGAACTGGATCTGGTGCTGGTCACCCGTGGCCAGCGTTTTGAGGGCTTTACCGAGGCAGGCGAGCGTGTGTTGGCATGGGCCAGAACATTGCTGGCGGCCCATGACGGACTGTTCGCCGAAGCGGCCGCCTGCCGTGGCCAACTGGTCGGCAACCTGCGAATGGGCCTGGTACCACTCAGCAGTTTCAATCCGGTCAGCTACATCAAGGGCCTTTCCCACAGCTTCCCCGAGCTCAAGTTCAGCCTGTCCTCGATGAGCTCGGACCAGATCATCGAAGGCCTGGGCAACAACCAACTGGACCTGGGCGTCTGCTACCTGGATCACGTCAACCCGAATTATTTCGAGTTCTTCGAGATCGGCGAGACCCGCGTCGGCCTGCTCTACGACACGCGTCACTTCCATTTCGAAGGCACCGAAATGAGTTGGGAAGACGCCGCCGAACTGCCGCTGGGCATGATCAGCAACGGCATGCACTACCGCAAATCCATCGACCTGAGTTTCCGCAGTCGCGGGCTCAACCCGCAGCCGATCCTGGAAAGCGACTCGACGTACCAGTTGCTCCAGGCGATTCACGAAGGCTTCTGCTGCTCGATCATGCCGCTGGACAGTGGGCTGGAGGAGCCGATCGAACACCTTGCGTTCATCAATCTGCCGGATGCCAGCGTTCTGGCGCCGCTGGGCTTGGTCATGCGCAAAACCGAACCGCGCTCGGCCATCGCCGAGAAGTGTTTTGCCGAAGCCCGGTTGTTGTTCAACGTCACAAATTGA
- the moaB gene encoding molybdenum cofactor biosynthesis protein B translates to MSVKSDALFVPLNIAVLTVSDTREYANDTSGQLLVSRLLEAGHTLSERNLLKDDLYKIRAQVATWIADEGIQVVLITGGTGFTGRDSTPEAVACLLDKQIDGFGELFRAISILDIGTSTVQSRALAGLANGTLVCCLPGSTGACRTAWEGILAEQLDARHRPCNFVPHLKPVQACEPRG, encoded by the coding sequence ATGAGCGTGAAATCGGATGCGTTATTTGTACCGTTGAACATTGCCGTACTGACCGTTAGCGATACCCGTGAATATGCCAACGACACATCCGGGCAATTGCTCGTCAGTCGGTTGCTGGAAGCGGGCCATACCCTCAGTGAGCGCAATCTGTTGAAGGACGACCTGTACAAAATCCGCGCGCAGGTGGCGACCTGGATCGCCGATGAAGGCATTCAAGTGGTGCTGATTACTGGCGGCACCGGTTTCACCGGACGCGACAGCACACCCGAGGCCGTGGCGTGTTTGCTGGACAAACAGATTGACGGTTTTGGTGAGCTGTTCCGGGCGATCTCCATCCTAGACATCGGCACGTCCACGGTACAAAGCCGCGCATTGGCCGGGCTGGCCAACGGTACGCTGGTGTGCTGCCTCCCGGGGTCGACCGGTGCCTGTCGAACCGCTTGGGAGGGCATTCTTGCCGAGCAACTGGATGCACGTCACCGACCGTGCAATTTCGTGCCGCATCTCAAACCGGTACAGGCGTGCGAGCCGCGAGGATGA
- a CDS encoding molybdopterin molybdotransferase MoeA, with amino-acid sequence MSSSALMPVEEALTKLLAMAEEHRLHDSEPVLLNAARQRVLANDLIATLDLPPWPNSAMDGYALNVHDWDGQPLTVSQQIFAGRAPDALLPGTCARIFTGAPVPEGASCVEMQENVEVLANGQIRFKQPLTAGQNIRPQGQENRAGQVLMLAGTRLGPFELAVAAAQGLTHIDVVRRPRVALLSTGDELVEPGMPLNPGGIYNSNRTLLSHWLSALGCEVIEAGILPDQPRQTRLKLEQLQHAADLILTTGGVSAGDADCLGQVLRECGRPLLWKLSIKPGKPLTVGHFGAVPVIGLPGNPTSALVTFGLLARAYLLRIQSVEDVTPLSFPVNAGFDWPKAGSRREYLRVKLQAGRAVLYPNQSSGVLLGASWADGLAEIPEGCTLKAGEPVRFIPFSELF; translated from the coding sequence ATGAGTTCGTCAGCGCTGATGCCCGTGGAAGAAGCCCTCACCAAACTGCTGGCGATGGCCGAGGAGCACCGGCTGCATGACAGCGAGCCGGTCCTGTTGAATGCGGCTCGTCAACGGGTGCTGGCCAATGACCTGATCGCGACCCTTGACCTGCCACCGTGGCCCAATAGCGCCATGGATGGTTATGCGTTGAATGTCCACGACTGGGACGGGCAACCGTTAACCGTGTCGCAACAGATTTTTGCCGGACGCGCCCCCGACGCTTTGCTGCCGGGAACCTGCGCTCGAATCTTCACCGGTGCGCCGGTGCCGGAGGGCGCCAGTTGCGTTGAGATGCAAGAGAACGTCGAGGTTCTGGCGAACGGGCAGATACGCTTCAAGCAGCCGTTGACGGCGGGTCAGAATATCCGCCCGCAAGGCCAGGAGAACCGCGCGGGGCAGGTTTTAATGCTGGCGGGTACACGGTTGGGACCATTCGAACTGGCGGTGGCCGCGGCTCAAGGGTTGACGCACATCGATGTCGTGCGCCGGCCACGGGTCGCGCTGCTTTCCACTGGCGATGAACTGGTGGAGCCGGGCATGCCGCTGAATCCCGGCGGCATTTACAACAGCAACCGCACCTTGTTGAGCCATTGGTTGAGTGCATTGGGTTGCGAGGTCATCGAAGCCGGAATTCTCCCAGACCAGCCCCGGCAGACACGGCTGAAACTCGAACAGCTGCAACACGCTGCCGATTTGATCCTGACCACCGGCGGCGTGTCCGCAGGGGATGCCGACTGCCTCGGACAAGTCCTGCGTGAGTGCGGCCGGCCGTTGCTCTGGAAGCTGTCGATCAAGCCGGGCAAGCCGCTGACCGTCGGCCATTTTGGTGCAGTGCCGGTGATCGGTCTGCCAGGCAACCCGACGTCGGCGCTGGTGACGTTCGGGCTGTTGGCCCGGGCCTATCTGCTGCGGATTCAGAGTGTCGAAGACGTCACGCCATTGAGCTTTCCGGTGAACGCCGGATTCGATTGGCCCAAGGCCGGAAGCCGCCGGGAATACCTGCGCGTCAAACTGCAAGCGGGGCGGGCGGTGCTTTATCCGAACCAGAGTTCAGGCGTGTTGCTGGGCGCGTCCTGGGCGGATGGCCTGGCCGAGATTCCCGAGGGTTGCACGCTGAAGGCCGGCGAGCCGGTGCGGTTCATTCCCTTCAGCGAATTGTTCTAG
- a CDS encoding bestrophin family protein, producing the protein MIVRPKPNLIGVLTSLKGSIAKRIAWRSLMVTVLASAIVLIETLHPSYFSKVSATPFTLLGLSLSIFMSFRNNACYDRWYEARKAWGDVIVEIRSMIRETQVIKDSSERHRILSNLCGFAHALNAKLRLENELAASGDWLDPLPGDNGADLCGQILLQAGQQCSALSESSAISEWRYTIMANHLTRLTQAQAICERIKQTPLPFPYTLLLHRTIYLFCILLPFAMAEPLGWLTPIFTAIVSYTFFGLDAIGDELEDPFGRDENDLPIDALVRVIEREVLSALGATQLPPALEPVDYVLG; encoded by the coding sequence ATGATCGTTAGACCCAAACCCAATCTGATCGGTGTCCTGACTTCACTCAAGGGTTCGATCGCCAAACGCATTGCCTGGCGCAGTCTGATGGTGACCGTGCTCGCCTCGGCCATCGTGCTGATCGAAACCCTGCACCCCAGTTATTTCTCCAAGGTCAGCGCAACACCGTTCACCTTGCTGGGCCTGTCGTTGTCGATCTTCATGAGCTTTCGTAACAACGCCTGCTATGACCGCTGGTATGAAGCGCGCAAGGCGTGGGGCGATGTGATTGTGGAAATCCGTTCGATGATTCGCGAAACCCAGGTCATCAAGGACTCCAGTGAACGACACAGAATCCTCAGCAACCTGTGCGGCTTCGCCCATGCGCTCAACGCGAAACTGCGTTTGGAGAACGAACTGGCCGCCAGTGGCGACTGGCTCGACCCGCTGCCCGGGGATAATGGTGCCGACCTGTGCGGGCAAATTTTGCTGCAGGCCGGTCAACAGTGTTCGGCGCTCAGCGAATCGAGCGCGATCAGTGAATGGCGCTACACGATCATGGCCAACCATTTGACGCGGCTGACCCAGGCCCAGGCAATTTGCGAACGGATCAAACAGACGCCACTGCCGTTTCCCTACACCCTGTTGCTGCACCGGACCATTTACCTCTTCTGCATCTTGCTGCCCTTTGCCATGGCCGAACCGTTGGGCTGGCTGACACCGATTTTCACGGCCATTGTCAGCTACACGTTTTTCGGTCTGGATGCGATTGGCGATGAGCTGGAAGACCCGTTCGGTCGCGACGAAAATGACCTGCCCATCGATGCCTTGGTGCGCGTCATCGAACGTGAAGTGCTGTCGGCACTGGGGGCGACGCAGCTGCCTCCGGCACTGGAACCGGTGGACTACGTGTTGGGTTAA
- the moaA gene encoding GTP 3',8-cyclase MoaA produces the protein MSERVLIDGFSRRVDYLRMSVTDRCDFRCVYCMAEDMQFLPRQRILTLEEIYEVAESFVALGTRKIRLTGGEPLIRPGVVQLCQRIAALPGLRELCMTTNGSQLSKLAQPLFDAGVKRLNISLDCLDPQRFRELTRTGDLAQVIKGIDAANAAGFRNTKLNCVVMKGRNDHEINDLVSFAIDRQLDISFIEEMPLGTIHEHSRAESFYSSAQVRERIAERYTLIDSAESTQGPSRYWRLAEAPQIRLGFISPHSHNFCGTCNRVRLTVEGRLLLCLGNEHSVDLKAVLRSHPGQPERLENAIIEAMKLKPYRHNFEVNDDVQVVRFMNMTGG, from the coding sequence ATGTCAGAGCGAGTCTTGATCGATGGGTTCTCCCGGCGTGTGGACTATCTGCGGATGTCTGTCACCGATCGTTGTGATTTCCGTTGCGTGTACTGCATGGCTGAAGACATGCAGTTTCTGCCACGCCAACGGATCCTGACCCTGGAAGAAATCTACGAAGTCGCCGAAAGCTTCGTGGCGCTGGGAACGCGCAAAATTCGCCTGACCGGTGGCGAACCGCTGATTCGTCCGGGCGTGGTGCAGCTCTGCCAACGGATCGCCGCCCTGCCCGGCCTGCGCGAATTGTGCATGACCACCAACGGTTCGCAGTTGAGCAAACTGGCACAGCCGTTGTTCGACGCCGGGGTCAAACGCCTCAATATCAGCCTCGACTGCCTGGACCCGCAGCGCTTTCGCGAGCTGACGCGTACTGGCGACCTGGCGCAGGTCATCAAAGGCATCGACGCCGCCAACGCAGCCGGGTTTCGCAACACCAAGCTCAACTGTGTGGTCATGAAGGGTCGCAACGATCACGAGATCAACGACCTGGTGAGCTTCGCCATCGACCGCCAGCTCGACATTTCATTCATCGAAGAAATGCCCTTGGGCACCATCCATGAGCACAGCCGCGCGGAATCGTTTTATTCCAGCGCCCAGGTCCGTGAACGGATTGCCGAGCGCTACACGTTGATTGACTCCGCCGAGTCGACCCAAGGCCCGTCACGCTACTGGCGCCTGGCCGAGGCGCCGCAGATTCGCCTGGGGTTCATTTCCCCCCACAGTCACAACTTCTGCGGCACCTGCAATCGGGTGCGCCTGACGGTGGAAGGTCGCCTGCTGCTGTGCCTGGGCAACGAGCATTCCGTCGACCTCAAGGCGGTATTGCGCAGCCATCCCGGCCAGCCCGAGCGCCTGGAGAACGCTATTATCGAAGCGATGAAGCTCAAGCCTTATCGGCACAACTTCGAAGTGAACGATGATGTCCAGGTGGTTCGCTTCATGAACATGACGGGCGGCTGA
- a CDS encoding FdhF/YdeP family oxidoreductase, producing the protein MSQVDRYKPYKGAAAGWGALIAVTKNWLSSENALKNIRAMLKTNQNGGFDCPGCAWGESPESGMVKFCENGAKAVNWEATGRLVNPAFFNKYTVSALSGQSDYWLEYQGRLTHPMRYDATSDRYVETTWDDAFALIARHLNALESPDQAEFYTSGRASNEAAFLYQLFVRAYGTNNFPDCSNMCHEASAVSMIESLGVGKGTVVFDDLEHADAIFVIGQNPGTNHPRMLEPLREAVKRGAQVICINPLKERGLERFQHPQHPIEMLLNGSEPTNTAYFRPALGGDMAVMRGMVKFLLKWEREAQASGGEPVFDHAFIAEHTSGLDAYLAEVDATTWEHIEEQSGMNLTDIELAARMYAKAKAVIMCWAMGLTQHTHSVPMLQEIINLMLLRGNVGRPGAGLSPVRGHSNVQGDRTMGINELAPVELLDALEKRFSFSPPREHGHNTVMAISAMEQGRSKVFIALGGNFAQATPDTPRTHDALRKCDLTVHIATKLNRSHLVTGREALILPCLGRTDIDIQAEGPQGVTVEDTFSMIHISHGQLKPKSVHLRSEPAIIAGIAAATLGKHPIDWNWAIGDYGRIRNMIADTIPGFEDFNQRLLHPGGFHMPNNASNRVWKTATGKAQFTPSVLPEHLISEGVRNLAEKPDLILQTMRSHDQYNTTLYGLDDRYRGVYGMRDVVFVNEQDIRKLGFEPGQKVDLVALWDDDRERRVSGFTLIAYDIPPGQAAAYYPETNPLVPLESYGDRTFTPTSKFVAIRLEQAGASNVIMSSVA; encoded by the coding sequence ATGTCTCAAGTCGACCGTTACAAACCTTACAAGGGTGCCGCTGCCGGTTGGGGGGCGCTGATCGCCGTCACCAAAAACTGGCTCAGCAGTGAGAACGCCCTGAAAAACATCCGCGCCATGCTCAAGACCAACCAGAACGGTGGCTTTGACTGCCCGGGTTGCGCCTGGGGCGAGTCGCCGGAAAGCGGCATGGTCAAGTTCTGCGAAAACGGCGCCAAGGCGGTTAACTGGGAAGCGACCGGTCGCCTGGTGAACCCGGCGTTCTTCAACAAATACACGGTGTCGGCGCTGTCCGGGCAAAGCGATTACTGGCTGGAATATCAAGGCCGGCTCACCCATCCGATGCGCTACGACGCGACGTCGGACCGTTATGTGGAAACCACCTGGGACGACGCATTCGCCCTGATTGCCCGGCACCTCAACGCGCTGGAGTCGCCGGATCAGGCCGAGTTCTACACCTCGGGTCGCGCCAGTAACGAGGCGGCTTTTCTGTACCAGTTGTTCGTGCGGGCCTACGGCACCAACAACTTCCCGGACTGCTCCAACATGTGCCACGAAGCCAGCGCGGTCAGCATGATCGAAAGCCTGGGCGTGGGCAAAGGCACCGTGGTGTTCGATGACCTGGAGCATGCCGATGCGATCTTCGTCATTGGCCAGAACCCCGGCACCAACCATCCACGGATGCTTGAACCGTTGCGCGAAGCGGTCAAGCGCGGCGCGCAAGTGATTTGCATCAACCCGCTCAAAGAGCGCGGCCTGGAGCGTTTCCAGCATCCGCAGCACCCGATCGAGATGTTGCTGAACGGCTCCGAACCGACCAATACCGCTTACTTCCGCCCGGCACTCGGCGGCGACATGGCGGTCATGCGCGGCATGGTCAAATTTCTCTTGAAGTGGGAGCGCGAAGCGCAGGCCAGCGGTGGCGAACCGGTGTTTGACCACGCCTTCATCGCTGAACATACCTCGGGGCTGGATGCCTACCTGGCCGAAGTCGATGCCACCACGTGGGAACACATCGAAGAACAGTCCGGCATGAACCTGACGGATATCGAGCTCGCCGCGCGCATGTACGCCAAGGCCAAAGCCGTGATCATGTGCTGGGCGATGGGCCTCACCCAGCACACGCACTCGGTGCCGATGCTGCAGGAAATCATCAACCTGATGCTGCTGCGCGGCAACGTCGGTCGTCCCGGTGCCGGCCTGTCGCCGGTGCGCGGTCACAGTAATGTGCAAGGCGACCGGACCATGGGCATCAACGAACTGGCGCCGGTCGAACTGCTGGATGCGCTGGAAAAACGCTTTTCGTTCAGCCCACCTCGTGAGCACGGGCACAACACCGTGATGGCGATTTCGGCGATGGAGCAGGGCCGTTCGAAAGTGTTTATCGCCCTGGGCGGCAACTTCGCTCAAGCCACGCCGGACACCCCGCGCACCCATGACGCGCTGCGCAAGTGCGACCTCACCGTGCACATCGCCACCAAACTGAACCGCAGCCACCTGGTGACCGGGCGGGAAGCGCTGATTCTGCCGTGCCTGGGTCGCACCGACATCGACATCCAGGCCGAGGGCCCGCAAGGCGTCACCGTGGAAGACACCTTCAGCATGATCCACATCTCCCATGGCCAGTTGAAACCCAAGTCGGTGCACCTGCGTTCGGAGCCGGCGATCATTGCCGGGATCGCCGCCGCCACACTGGGCAAGCATCCGATCGACTGGAACTGGGCCATCGGTGACTACGGCCGCATCCGCAACATGATTGCCGACACCATTCCGGGCTTCGAAGATTTCAACCAACGGTTGCTGCACCCGGGCGGTTTCCACATGCCGAACAACGCGTCGAATCGTGTCTGGAAAACCGCGACCGGCAAGGCGCAGTTCACCCCCAGCGTGTTGCCGGAACACCTGATCAGCGAAGGCGTGCGCAACCTGGCGGAGAAACCGGATCTGATCCTGCAAACCATGCGCTCCCACGACCAGTACAACACCACGCTGTACGGTCTGGATGATCGCTATCGCGGGGTCTACGGCATGCGCGATGTGGTGTTTGTGAACGAGCAGGACATTCGCAAACTCGGTTTCGAGCCAGGGCAGAAAGTCGATCTGGTGGCGCTCTGGGACGACGACCGTGAACGTCGGGTCAGCGGCTTTACCCTGATCGCCTACGACATTCCGCCAGGGCAAGCCGCGGCTTACTACCCGGAAACCAATCCACTGGTGCCGCTGGAAAGCTACGGTGACCGCACGTTCACCCCGACCTCCAAGTTCGTTGCCATCCGGCTCGAACAGGCGGGCGCCAGCAACGTGATCATGTCTTCGGTCGCGTAG
- a CDS encoding cytochrome ubiquinol oxidase subunit I translates to MFNLEALDLARIQFAFTVSFHIIFPAITIGLASFLAVLEGLWLKTRNDTYRDLYHFWSKIFAVNFGMGVVSGLVMAYEFGTNWSRFSDFAGSITGPLLTYEVLTAFFLEAGFLGVMLFGWNRVGRGLHFFATVMVAIGTLISTFWILASNSWMQTPQGFEIVDGRVMPLDWLAIVFNPSFPFRLAHMAIAAFVATAFFVGSSAAWHLLRGNDTRQVRKMLSMALWMALIVAPIQAVVGDAHGLSTLEHQPAKIAAIEGHWENADNGPTPLVLFGIPDMQAEKTRYALEIPYLGSLILTHSLDKQIPALKSFPKEDRPNATIIFWSFRVMAGLGMLMILAGLLGLALRRSGGLYRHRGFLRFVMWMGPSGLIAMLAGWITTEVGRQPWVVYGLLRTADAASHHSVAQLSVSLALFVVIYFSVFTVGIGYMMKLVRKGPQPHHEHAVAASSGQVITPRRPLSADTDARVN, encoded by the coding sequence ATGTTTAACCTGGAGGCTCTGGACCTGGCGCGAATTCAATTCGCGTTCACGGTTTCGTTCCACATCATCTTTCCCGCCATCACCATTGGCCTCGCCAGTTTTCTGGCCGTGCTCGAAGGGCTTTGGCTCAAGACCCGCAACGACACCTACCGCGACCTCTACCATTTCTGGTCGAAGATCTTTGCCGTCAACTTCGGCATGGGCGTGGTGTCCGGCCTGGTCATGGCGTATGAGTTCGGCACCAACTGGAGTCGCTTTTCCGACTTCGCCGGCAGCATCACCGGCCCGTTGCTGACCTATGAGGTGCTCACGGCATTCTTCCTTGAGGCGGGTTTCCTCGGGGTCATGCTGTTCGGCTGGAACCGGGTAGGGCGCGGGCTGCACTTTTTTGCCACGGTGATGGTGGCGATCGGCACGTTGATTTCGACCTTCTGGATTCTCGCGTCCAATAGCTGGATGCAAACGCCGCAGGGCTTCGAGATTGTCGACGGTCGGGTGATGCCGCTGGACTGGCTGGCCATTGTGTTCAATCCGTCGTTCCCGTTTCGCCTGGCGCACATGGCGATTGCCGCGTTCGTTGCCACGGCGTTTTTTGTCGGTTCGTCGGCGGCGTGGCATTTGCTGCGCGGCAATGACACCCGGCAGGTGCGCAAAATGCTCTCGATGGCGCTGTGGATGGCGTTGATCGTGGCGCCGATTCAGGCAGTGGTGGGTGATGCTCACGGCTTGAGCACGCTGGAACATCAACCGGCGAAAATCGCCGCGATTGAAGGGCACTGGGAGAACGCCGACAACGGCCCAACGCCGCTGGTGCTGTTCGGCATCCCGGACATGCAGGCCGAAAAAACCCGCTACGCCCTGGAAATCCCTTACCTGGGCAGCCTGATCCTGACCCACAGCCTGGACAAACAGATTCCGGCGCTCAAAAGCTTTCCGAAGGAAGACCGACCCAACGCGACGATTATCTTCTGGAGTTTTCGCGTGATGGCAGGCCTTGGCATGTTGATGATTCTGGCCGGTCTGCTCGGCCTCGCATTACGCCGCAGCGGTGGCCTCTATCGGCATCGCGGCTTCCTGCGCTTTGTGATGTGGATGGGACCGAGTGGCCTGATCGCGATGCTCGCCGGCTGGATCACCACCGAAGTGGGCCGTCAGCCCTGGGTGGTGTACGGATTGTTGCGCACGGCCGATGCCGCTTCTCACCATTCGGTGGCGCAGCTGAGCGTCTCGTTGGCGCTGTTCGTGGTCATCTACTTTTCGGTGTTCACGGTGGGCATCGGCTACATGATGAAACTGGTGCGCAAAGGCCCGCAGCCGCATCACGAGCACGCTGTCGCCGCCTCGTCCGGTCAGGTGATAACGCCACGTCGGCCGCTGTCCGCCGACACCGACGCCCGCGTCAATTGA
- the cydB gene encoding cytochrome d ubiquinol oxidase subunit II, producing the protein MGIQGIDLSLIWGVIIAFGVMMYVIMDGFDLGLGILFPLIPDARERDVMMNTVAPVWDGNETWLVLGGAALYGAFPLAYSVILEALYLPLILMLCGLIFRGVAFEFRFKASPEKRHIWDLAFIGGSLLATFAQGVVIGAYIAGIPVVDRQFAGGTLDWLAPFPLFCGVGLIVAYALLGSTWLLVKTEGMLESRMRLFTRPLAWLLLAVIGVICVWTPILHPDIATRWFAHAHLVVFGVLALLAALALFGLLSTLRQRHTHWPFVFTLALVFLGYIGLAFSIWPNIVPPSISLWAAASPPTSQLFILIGALFILPIILMYTVWSYYVFRGKVRIGDGYH; encoded by the coding sequence ATGGGTATTCAAGGTATCGATCTCTCGCTGATCTGGGGCGTGATCATCGCCTTCGGCGTGATGATGTACGTGATCATGGACGGTTTCGATCTGGGGCTGGGCATCCTGTTCCCGTTGATCCCGGATGCACGGGAACGCGATGTGATGATGAACACCGTGGCACCGGTCTGGGACGGCAACGAGACCTGGCTGGTGCTGGGTGGCGCGGCACTGTATGGCGCGTTTCCGTTGGCGTATTCGGTGATTCTGGAAGCGCTGTACCTGCCGCTGATATTGATGCTGTGCGGGCTGATTTTTCGCGGTGTCGCGTTTGAGTTCCGCTTCAAGGCCAGCCCGGAAAAGCGGCACATCTGGGACCTGGCGTTTATCGGTGGCTCGCTGTTGGCGACGTTCGCCCAAGGCGTGGTGATCGGTGCTTACATTGCCGGCATCCCGGTGGTTGACCGCCAGTTCGCCGGCGGCACGCTGGACTGGCTGGCACCGTTCCCGTTGTTCTGCGGCGTGGGGTTGATCGTCGCTTATGCGCTGTTGGGCAGCACCTGGCTGCTGGTCAAGACCGAAGGCATGCTCGAATCGCGGATGCGCCTGTTCACGCGTCCGTTGGCCTGGTTGCTGTTGGCGGTGATCGGCGTGATCTGTGTCTGGACACCGATCCTGCACCCGGATATCGCGACGCGCTGGTTTGCCCATGCTCACCTGGTGGTGTTCGGTGTCCTGGCGCTATTGGCCGCGCTCGCGCTCTTCGGCTTGCTCAGCACCTTGCGTCAGCGCCACACCCACTGGCCCTTCGTTTTTACCCTGGCGCTGGTGTTCCTGGGGTACATCGGCCTGGCGTTCAGCATCTGGCCGAACATCGTGCCGCCCTCCATCAGCCTGTGGGCTGCCGCATCACCACCCACCAGCCAGTTGTTCATCCTGATCGGGGCCTTGTTCATTCTGCCGATCATCCTGATGTACACGGTCTGGAGTTACTACGTGTTCCGCGGCAAAGTGAGGATCGGCGATGGCTACCATTAA
- a CDS encoding DUF2474 domain-containing protein — MATIKPRFVSWSRRLGWLVLIWLGSVLALGVVAGTLRLLMHAAGMSSH, encoded by the coding sequence ATGGCTACCATTAAACCGCGTTTCGTGAGCTGGTCCCGGCGCCTGGGGTGGCTGGTGCTGATCTGGCTGGGCAGTGTCTTGGCGTTGGGTGTCGTCGCGGGGACGTTGCGATTGCTGATGCATGCCGCGGGAATGAGCTCGCACTGA
- a CDS encoding CAP domain-containing protein, with the protein MRVLPSVLRLATLSLGLLFAAKALAVDEKQLIDSINDYRSQVQRCAGEVSAELPPLAGDPRLALSATSVVNLQQAMVAANYPMKNVQAISLSGPRDAASAMKAIQESFCQIVLDPQFVDIGVSRQDREWRIVLARPLLSARLGDWQAEGQKLLAELNVARGRPRQCGTQSFAAATPLTWNAILATAAETHSRSMANNNYFDHKDRDGRTPGDRAELAGYSGQQIGENIAAGQDTVRKVVDGWVASPGHCANLMNPQYQELGAAYATDPKSDSGIYWTAMFGTP; encoded by the coding sequence ATGCGTGTCCTGCCATCCGTTTTGCGTCTTGCCACGTTGTCACTGGGGCTGTTGTTCGCCGCGAAGGCGCTGGCGGTCGACGAGAAACAACTGATCGATTCGATCAACGACTATCGCAGTCAGGTGCAACGTTGCGCGGGTGAGGTATCGGCGGAGCTGCCGCCGCTGGCAGGTGACCCACGGCTGGCGTTGTCCGCCACCAGCGTCGTCAACCTGCAACAGGCCATGGTCGCCGCGAATTATCCGATGAAGAATGTGCAGGCGATCAGCCTGTCCGGGCCGCGTGATGCGGCATCGGCGATGAAAGCGATCCAGGAAAGCTTTTGCCAGATCGTGCTGGACCCGCAATTCGTCGACATCGGTGTCAGCCGCCAGGACCGTGAATGGCGCATTGTGCTGGCCCGTCCCCTGTTGAGCGCACGGCTGGGCGACTGGCAGGCCGAAGGCCAGAAATTGCTGGCCGAACTCAATGTCGCACGCGGCCGGCCGCGCCAGTGCGGCACGCAATCCTTCGCCGCCGCCACGCCGCTGACCTGGAACGCTATCCTGGCGACGGCGGCCGAAACCCATTCGCGGTCGATGGCCAACAACAATTATTTCGATCACAAGGACCGCGACGGTCGCACGCCGGGTGATCGGGCAGAACTGGCGGGATACAGCGGCCAGCAGATCGGCGAGAACATCGCGGCCGGGCAAGACACCGTGCGCAAGGTGGTCGATGGCTGGGTCGCCAGCCCCGGTCACTGCGCCAACCTGATGAACCCGCAATACCAGGAGCTGGGCGCGGCGTATGCAACGGACCCGAAGAGTGATTCGGGGATTTATTGGACGGCGATGTTTGGTACACCGTAA